The genome window ttctcatgGTGTCTCGCAATTAAAAGTCCCCAAATAATCCCAGCAAGGGCCTGCTCTAATTGTTCTGCTTGACCGAGATCCAGTCACAGGGCTCCTGGCTTCCAAGGAGTGCCAACTTACCCCCCTTTCCCCTGACACCCTTGCCCAGAAGGTTATTCCAAGGATGTAGTACTCacaaacaagattttatttatttattttggagagcgaaagagcaagaagagagtgagagagcgggaggagaggcaggggaggatgaagagggagaagcagactctatgctgagatcagtacctgagccaaaatcgagtcagacacttaggcttaatcaactgagtcccTATGGATGGTTTTGAAAGCTGTGAGGAGACTGAGTGAAGGGCAGGGGCATACGGTGCTGTGGTGAAGGGAAATGCAGATTACAGCCTTTTATCTCCACGAGGTGGTGCAGGTGGAACACTGAAACAGCTTCACAGAAGGAGTTGATGAACAATCCCCCCAGCCATCCCACAGTCACTCTGAGGCCCCTGTCCAGCTGCCCCTGTGATTCCCTTCTTTACACCCCAGTTCTCACCCCATGCCATCACAACGTACCTGGAATCCAAAATTCAGTCAAGCTCTAATTTTAAGGCTGCCCTCTAGGCAATTAGAAcctaggggtgggggggggaatcaGTTGTTTGTCACAGTGAGATGTGGGACCTTGCCAGTTGTCAGTAGGATTTCAATGTATACAAGTTCCCTGACCAACAcctcttctgaggcttctctctcctttctacaAAGTCTATGAACTTCTTTCTAaacagtgtatttcttttttagaaacgATATGCCTACTCTGGTTATATTCTTCTACACCAAACATGTACCTGCTTTGCTTTGCTCTATTGTGGAAAATTCCACTTAATACTCCACAGGGCACATTTATCTCTCTACTTAAGCTTTATGGGGGAAAGTGTTGCATAATTTCCCATACATAACCTTTAACACTTATAAAAGTCCCCTTTTTTGGGATTTGTACAGATGCTAGGTTTACTATTGTCACTTGAAACCAGTACTTAGGGTTTCTGTTGACTTTTCCTGTCAATTAATGGAAACAGAATCTTCAGAAactgaatctttaaaaaggactttttaaaagtaaaaaaaaacaaaaacaaaagcaaaaaacaaacaaacaaaaacaacagcaaaaaaaccccaaaagagaTAATGACAGTTAAACCTAAAATTCTGCGCCTAGCAGTGTTTGGTACGCCCAGTACATGTTAATTCAATGAACAACCAAATgactaattaaataaatgaatgaattggaTCTGATCTGATGCCTGTTTCCCATCATGTTGTCCCTAAAGACATACCTAGAGTCACTTAACTCTATTACTTCTCAAAGTCTTGCCCCTTCTCACCAGGGGCTTATGCCTAGTCTGCATTGTTTTggtctctgtttttttctcctctgattcTCTGACTTCATTCACAAGGTTGTCATCTGCATTCTCTTGAATTCCATCTCTGGGGTCCCAACTCATTCATCTGATACGAGAAATTCTACAATAATGGAAAGCAAAAAATGCTCTTTGGAGATATTTCTCTTGGAGATATTTCGAAGTTCCTCATAGGGAAGGGgaaattttctctatatttatctTCTGTTTGCTTTCCCTAAGTATCCCACTCTTCAGTCTATAAAGGAGAGAGAGCTCTCCTGCtatgccttcttttttattttattttatttttttaaattaacatataatgtattatttgccccagggatacaggtctgtgaatcatcaggcttacacacttcaaagcactcaccataacccataccctccccaatgtccataacgcagccaccctatccctacccaccaccccccaacaaccctcagcttgttttgtgagattaagagtctcttatggtttgtctccctcctgatcccatcttgtttcatttttttccttccctacccccaacaatcccctgcctacctctcaaattcctcatatcagagagatcatatgataattctttctcagattgacttattttgttttcctgttatgCCTTCTTCAAATATATCTTTATCCTATTTGAAACTGAAACAAGGATGAGGCCAACTGAAACACTTAGTGGGAAGattaaatatttaggaaaggATTTATTAGGGGTATTTGAAATTGGGGACTCCAGCAGAATCTATGGTAAGGATAATTATCATGTGAGGTACAAGCACATTAAAAActgttactttcttcttttcatttgaacATCTACCCCTATAGATAGTTACTAACCCCTTATGAATTGAGTTCCAAGTTCAAGAAATGCTAATCTCTTGAAATCATGAAGCTGGTAGATGGTAAAACTAGGACTCAAACCTACCTCTGTGTGATTGTGAACCCTACAGTCTTTCAGCATTCTAGGATGTCTCTCCTGAACTAGACCTCTGAATGTGGTGAGGGGTTGAATGTAAGGGATGGGAGTGAGTATTGAGTAGGGAACAACTACGATGAGTGGGTGAAGGAAGCTCACTCATATCCCTTATTGGTTAAATCCTGGGCTCCAAGCTCTCTTCTTCTGAGCTCTGAGTCCCGGAGTTTGCCCACTGGGGTCTAAATTTTAGGTTCTGCCTGCGATACAGGCTTTAAGTCCAGAATTTGAGGATGTAGATTCCTGGTTCTGGGCTGCGAGTTCCAGTTTCGAGACTGGATTATTGGGGGCCAAGAAGATGTTGCCATGGAGACTGGGGGATTTGTCTTCATCCTCTGCATCACAGGGAAGctgctgagatttttattttctgtgtggaGAGAGGGAAGTATATTTAGgggatgtatttttctttccattctcttcccaAGGGGAGATATAATCTCCCTCCTTTTCCTATCACCAGCTCAGCATCACCCTCAGGCACACcagggccccagggtcctggccccTGGAGACTCTCACTCAGAGACATACAGAGCGCTCCTCCCCTCTTACTCCTGCCTGTCTAAGGCTTTTTTCCATGCCTTCATGAGCTCTGGCCTATGCTCTTTCAATCTCACTGCCATTTCACAAAGCTCTCTCAGGTGAGTCTGAGACTGTTTGCCTCTCCAAGGCATGTGTGCAagagtatattttggtctctAATTCCATTTGGGCCTCTGAGGTTCTCCCAGTCTCTCACGTCTTTGTATCTTTGAGTGAGTCTCCATCAGGGAACATATGGGCTGTGTATTTGCTGCGATTTGTTTGGTCTGTGAtggagaggtttaaaaaaaaaaatccccagatcTTATTTTCATGTAGGTTTCCTACGAATAGAgtaatatttattcaaatgttcCTGGTCCTCCCACACTTTCAGATAGGGTGCTAGAAAGTGGTTTGAGGAAAGACGCATGAACCCATGACACGCATTGAGAACCGGCCTCTCTTGGGCCCCACACAGATCCACAGCCCTGATATTCTCAGTGTCACAGGATGAGAGAGAGATCTTGGCAGGCTGGACATCAGGCCTGAGGGCAGAAAAACAGTTGAAAAGGCAGAAAGGGCCTTTAGTCCCAATGCAGCAGGTACTGGGATTGTCCTGCCAATATTCCCAGCAAAGACTATTCAGTCTTTGCTTGAACACCTCTGCTGACCAGAAGATTATCACCCTTCTGTGCAGCTTtgactcttaaataaataactacacaAGTAAATACATGTTTGTGAGTTCAGACGTATTTTGCAAGCAGATACCAGGAAGAATAATATTCAGGTGAAACCTGAAAGAGATTGTTTCTCTGTGTCTGCAGCAATTACACCAATATGGAGGAAGCATCTTTAAGCCCCAGGTAAGAAAGCACTTCAGAAGTCAGTGCATCTAACCAGGATAGTGGCGTTAGGTGCAGTGAGCTCCCCATCATCGGGAGTGGTCCAGCTGAGTGTGGGTGACAGTTCAATAAGGATGCAGTGGAGGGGAATCTATCAATAGGTGCAAAACTGGAATCTGGTTTCAGGTCCTAGAGAGACTGTTGGCAACTGAATCAATGGACATCTGAGAGGGGCCACTTTAGAAGGTTTCTAGACCTCTtccacctgcctccccccaccccatcgtctgcagagaaggcaggaaaaaaaaatgtgcatctgATACTCTGTCCTTTTCACCGCCTGTGAAAATGAAGACCAACTTCTCCAGCATCACCTCATTCTTCTCCCTTAGGTGGCTTTTGTTAAATACTATTCTTATTCCACATTACaagtaaaaaactgaaaacaaacaaacaaaacccccttTGTATTAGAGGATAAGTAAGTTGCCCACATCACATCTAGTAATCGGCTGAGTGTGGATTTTGACAGGTCTGATTTATTCTGtttctgctttcaatttttttttaaagattttatttatttatttgacagagagatatcacaagcagatggagaggcaggcagagagagagagagagagggaagcaggctccccgctcagcagagagcccgacatgggactcgatcccaggaccctgagatcatgacctgagccgaaggcagcggcttaacccactgagccacccaggtgccctcaatttTTAAGCTATGCGGTCTCTCCTAAGATTGGGcagtttcaaatatttcctttacaTGTAAAGTTTTAGGGTTTTAGaggtcagagaaagaggaggtgAGAAGAAAGTGTCTGTTATATTTTTATCCAAAATGATGTAGATGGCTGCAACTTCCCTCACTTCCTTCCATCTGCCTCCTTCAGCCTTTGAGGTGAGCTGCTAAGGCAGAAGACCTTCAGGAGGAagctaatttcatttttttgttccaGATGTCAGGTGAAGACATCTCTGCTTTTGGTGACATGCGAGCTGAAAGCAATGAAAGTCTTGATGTCCTGTCTGTCTTCCTAACTGGCATCCCAGGATTGGAGGCTCAACATGGCTGGCTTTCTATCCCCTTCTTCACCATGTATGTTGTGGCCATTGTGGGTAACAGCCTAATCATGGCAGCAGTGCATGTGGACACTGCTCTACATGAGCCCATGTACCTGTTTCTCTCCATGCTGGCTGTGACTGAGGTGGGTGTATCTGTGTCTACATTGCCCACTGTTATGGGTATTCTTTGGTTTGATGCTCGCCAGATTGACTTTGATGGCTGCCTGGCTCAGATGTTCTTCATCCACGCCTTCTCAGGCATGGAGTCAGGGGTCCTTTTGGCCATGAGTTATGACCGCTTTGTAGCCATCTACAATCCACTGCGATATACAGCCATCCTAACCCTGTCCCGTATCATCTGCATGGGTCTGGGAATCACACTGAAGAGTGTGATGTTCATGGCCCCACTTCCAATCCTTTTGAGGCAACTGCCCTATTGCCATGTTAATGTCCTCTCCCATTCCTACTGTCTCCACTCAGACCTGATCCAGCTGCCTTGTGCTGATACTAAGCTCAATAGCATCCTGGGTTTGTCCATTGTCCTGGCCACTTTTGGGCTGGACTCACTGCTCATCGTGGTCTCTTATGTGCTGATTCTTTACACAGTGCTAGGCATTGCCTCTGGGGAGGGACGGCGGAAGGCCCTCAACACATGTGTGTCTCATATCTGTGCAGTGCTTTTGTACTATGTGCCCATGATTGGTGTGTCTGTGATGCATCGAGCTGCCAAGCATGCCTCACCCCTGGTCCACACACTCATGTCTAGCATCtacttctttgtgcctcctgtCCTCAACCCCATCATCTACAGTGTCAAGACCAAGCCAATCCGACAGGGAATTTTCAACTTGTTCTCCTGCAAGAGGAAATGGCTCTGAATCCTTCTAACAGGGCAAAGACTTCAAGCCACTCCATAAACTCTGATGGTGTTACTGCTGTGAGCAAAGCTGGACACCAGGCATTTTGTGGAGGAATAAGAATGAGGAATTCTAAGCATTGTCAAAGGCTTGACTCTGGATCATGACTCTGGCCCCTTTTATTTCACATCCTGTCAACATCCGTGTgtctctgtatgtatgtatgtgaatgtCTTCTCTCACCAGATGTGATCGTCTTGAGGGCAGAGATCgtgaatttcacttttttatttacCCCCAAACGTCCTAAACAAAAAAGCCCAATAAATAATAAGTTAGCAGTAAAGTTAGTAAGTTAACATTAAGGCTGGGGTCTTGATGTTTgaattgaaacaaaacaaattgctGTTTTAGAGAGGTTAGGCAGGGATTAAGAATATCCCCCAAGAAAGAGATTGTCCTAGGAATGTGCCTCTGAGTAAGGTGAGCATACTTTTTGGCTTGCCCAAGATAATCATGGTTTACACTTATTTTCCTCAGCATCATTATTTATACagcactctctttccctccccagaaTGTCCTTGTTTAAACGATAACTTGTATGGGAACCTACTTACGAAGCAGCCTCCTTCCTGGTATGTAAGGAACCAGACTCGGTACAATCCACATTCAATGATCTCTACACTTAGAATTTACGTACTTGGAGACTCTGAGGTTGAGGAACAGCTGATTAAATTACCTCAGTTTAggcacaaaataaaatacagacaatCTCAGATTGTCCAGGTTTCAGATCCTAAGAATTCTACCAAAAGCCCCAAATTCTGCTCCAGTACACTCTCAGACCCTATTTGCAGGGCCAAGTAGGTCTGGTGTCACTGTGCCTGAATATTCCcgtttttctttcctcccctcccttcagCCTACAGTAACCTCAGCTTATGGTATGAtgggtatatttttatatttttcttgaccTTACCCTGCCTTCAGCCCTGTCAGCATGGGGTTGTTTGTATCTACCTATGCCTTTCTAGGGTTTCCTGGAAACCTTTAGTCCTATGGGAAAGGCCATTCTTATACCTCTTAAGGAACACAGACAGGGCTTTGTGTAAAGTGCATTGATAGGACTGGGCTGGTTGACCAGTAACTGGTCTCAGGTTTTCAGCCTTTCTTACTTCAGGGCCTCCAATGACAATGCAAATGTTTTCCTCACTATATACAGTTCTTCCTGACTTTGTACAGCTCATTAGGTGATTATTACTTTTTTGTCACTAAGTACTAGATTACATGCCCACTAATAACAGTTTCTATAAAGTCAGGGTGActgattatttcttaaaactgcatgTGCACCTGCAATTATCCCCAAacaaaagatttacttttttttttttcgtaagATTTActttttaggggctcctgggtgacctAGTttgttaagcctcagactcttgtttttggctcaggttatgatctcagggtcatgagataaagGCTTGAGTTGGACCCCATGTCTGTTTAAAGACTCTCTCCGCATCCcccaaaataattaaagaaaatctttttttaaaagtttaatttttttaaaaggacatgaGAAATACAAACCCAAATTTTATTAGATTTAACAGGCATACAATTCCTCAGAATTTTAGAATGTCTGCTCTTCATAACACgttattaaggaaatgaaaaaacaagttaAAGACAGGGAAATTATTTACAGTACATGCATCTTACAAAACACTTGCATACAGAGTATATAAAGATCTTTTATAATATGATAAAATACAATgcaattaaaaccacagtgagctaggACTTAACAAGTTAACAAGACTAACATTGAAAAGACGTAACGAAAATGTtacacattgctggtggaaatgtaaaaatagTATGAGTGCTTTGGAAAAATGCATGGCAggcacaagagaaatgaaaacatgtattcACAAAAAAGCTTAATGCAGGGGTGCTTTTTCATAATAGCCACAATATGGAAACAACTGAAGTATCCActggtaggtgaatggataagcgAAATGTGAATATCCATATAGTGGAATATCGctgagcaataaaaaggaacaaactatcaTACACACAAAGACATGAACGAACCTCAGAAACATGGTTTGCAAAACAAGAAAGACACAAAGACTACACatgataatttcatttatatgaaattctagaaaaggcaaaaactaaTCTATCATGACAGAAGGTAGATcggtggttgcctggggctgggtgcAGGGGAGGGGATCGACTGGAAGTGGTTAAGAGGGaagttttgggggtgatggaaaaatttcatattttgattGGGTGGTGGGTATAAGTATTTGTCTACATCATTAAACTGTACCCTGATAATGCgtgcatttaattttatgtaaattaatgttaaggttgatttttaaaagacaaaacacaagaTTATATTGTGTCTTAGAttcaacacatacaaaaatactcTACAAcctgctatttttaaaagacaaaacacaagaTTATATTGTGTCTTAGAttcaacacatacaaaaatactcTACAACCTGCTATTNNNNNNNNNNATaatacactaaaaaaagaaaaaggactgatCTATTTCCCCAGCAACATTTCTCATGTGACAATGTGTTAGTAACAAGTTGATAGGCacagctgggtgcctgggtggctcagttgttaagcatttgacttctGATTTCTGCTGAGGtctatgatctcaaggtcatgagatggagaccCTTGTGGGGGTCCGTGCTtaatggagtctgcttctctcctcctccctctgcccgtccttacatgtgctctctctctctctctctcagataaatatatctaaaaaaaaaaaaaaatccaccctctcccccaaaaaaccaaatagtGATATGCAGATAGataacttttaagaaaaacatgtgcAGTACGAATGAATGTGATAGCATAATGAATGTGAATTCTATAGTAACGTAATATTAGCcaatttttaatacatataatgCCACTACTTTTTTCCTGCTAATTCACAGGTTAAACGTTATTGCTGGAGTCCTGTGTTTTGCATGTATTACCTGCTGTTCAATAGACCATGCAGACACCACCttcagtaacacacacacacacacacacacacacacacgtatgtgcatatatttacatTCAAGCTATGACTAGACTCTTGATCCCAAGGTGAGaggcaaagaaatacaaatagataCCAGGCTAGAAATCCATAATCATAAAAATCCACCAATAAAAATGCTCATATTAGGACATAAACAACATGTCAAATGTTTTATCCTTTGCGAACAAATGCAGAAGGATTGTACAAGCATGTACATTCATATTTAGTCCTGGTAAGAGTGGATTGTTGGACAAATTAGATGAgtttagcatttttattaaaaaatgtttaaatatttttccctgtTATTTTTCCAGTATGGAATATAATGttggaataaaattttaatatattaattgaattaattttctcattgaaAATCTAATAATTTTTAGCTTCCATATTTCTTATACTGAtttgtcagataaattaaaatttcttctaaaaatatttgtttctgttaAAGAGTGTGATTGTGGCTACTAGTTTATCATTGTTTCTAGGCCCTCTTAGCTGGCAGAGCCAGGAAATCTGTGTCCATATACTCACCTGGGTCTATACAAATATGTCTGCATTTAACCATAGGCAACCACATTGAGCTAAAAATGACTTCATATTGACGTCTCCAGCTCTGTTGCATGGATCACTCAAGCCATCTCCTCTTGTTTTTCTGTAACCTCCCACTTGGATAGTGAGAACCTGGCTGCCTCCATCTGCCATCCATTCACTTAGGTGTTCGATTCCAGCACACATGTAGAGTGTTGGTAGAAATGCTGATTACACTGCCATGAGAAATTACTTCATCAAGTAGAGTACGGCATTTATTGTTCTTCCTGTCTCTACTCTTACAGACTCCAGCCAGTTTGCAAGCTCAGTGCAGCAACTCCACCCCACACCCATCCAGCACACACATCCTTCAATGCAATACCCATCTTCTTCAATGCAGTTGTTTCATATTTTGtaatagaattctatttttttttgccatattctGCATTCCATCCTGGGAATCCCTGATGTCATaagtatttatcaaaattaacATACATTATAGTTCTTTCTGTACTGCTATAAAGTGCTATGGGATGTGGCAAATGCATGGTGTCATGTATGTACCATTTTGGTATTATAGCATGATTTTATCCCTCTagaaaatcctctgtgcttcacCAATTCAGCACCCTACTCTCCCAAATCCTTGGTGATGACTgattagtttattctttttctagtattGCTTTTTTCagagtttcatataaatgaaagcaaacatataggtttttttttttaagattttatttatccatttgacagacagagatcacaaataggcagagaggcaggcagagagagggtggggggaagctggctccctgctgagcagagagcccgatgaggggctcgatcccaggaccctgagatcatgacccgagctgaaggcagaggcccaaccctctgagccacccaggcgccccaacatgtaGGTTTTTAAAACTGGCTTCTCTCATTTAATAATACACATTTAGGATTCATCTATGCCTTTATGTATCTTGgtatctcattccttttttttaatttctgaataatatcccatcatctggatgtaccacatttttttaaatttatttacctgATGAAGGGCAAATTCATTGCTTcaatttttctctgtctttgcttTTTTGCTCATTATTTGCAAGAAGATTCTTAGGTGCCCAGTTAGAATCAGATCCCTTTTTCTGTAGCAGCAGCCTGAGTTCTCTTCTGCTTGAACTAATACAATTCACTTCACATCTCTAAAAAATAGATATTCAATCCTACTTCCTTTTAtatatctcatttaaaataattttaaaaggaccAAGAAGACCACCTTCTGAATTTTATGAGATACGAGCACATTTCCATATTGACATGGGACTAATAGAGTCATTTACTTTCTGGGCACT of Mustela nigripes isolate SB6536 chromosome 1, MUSNIG.SB6536, whole genome shotgun sequence contains these proteins:
- the LOC132011437 gene encoding olfactory receptor 51I2-like encodes the protein MRAESNESLDVLSVFLTGIPGLEAQHGWLSIPFFTMYVVAIVGNSLIMAAVHVDTALHEPMYLFLSMLAVTEVGVSVSTLPTVMGILWFDARQIDFDGCLAQMFFIHAFSGMESGVLLAMSYDRFVAIYNPLRYTAILTLSRIICMGLGITLKSVMFMAPLPILLRQLPYCHVNVLSHSYCLHSDLIQLPCADTKLNSILGLSIVLATFGLDSLLIVVSYVLILYTVLGIASGEGRRKALNTCVSHICAVLLYYVPMIGVSVMHRAAKHASPLVHTLMSSIYFFVPPVLNPIIYSVKTKPIRQGIFNLFSCKRKWL